The Candidatus Delongbacteria bacterium genomic sequence GAACTTCTCGAACTGCTAAGCCATCTCCTCCGCCCAAAATAAGTACATTATCTTTTATTAGAGAGTATTTTAATGCTGGATACACAAGCATTTCATGATAAATGTGTTCATCTATGCTAGAAAATTGTAAATGTCCATTTATATAACAATTATTGATCCCGTTTGAAGATTCCGTAACAACGATATGTTGATATGGCGTCGTTGATGTGAGGATTATTTTGTCTTTATACAGTTTCTGCTCTGCCGTAAAAACCCAATGTGTACTATTTGTAATAAGTATAATGTTTACTATGGATACAAAAACAATAAAAATAAATACATTTGTGCTTTTAGTTATTTTTTTTCTAAAATAGAAGAAAGTTAGAAATGCTACAAGAATATTGAATGAACCAAGAACTAAGCCTGAAGTAATAATGTCAAAAAAAATTGGTAATAAAAACACCCAAATCAGGGCTCCAGCAAATGAGCCGATGTAGTCCATTTTTAAAATTCCACCGAGGTTAATTCTAAGCTCTTTGGAATATGTTTCATTTATTCTGCTTAGGAGAGGTATCTCCATTCCAATAATTGTTCCTGTTGTTATGATAAAAAGATATTGAAACAAAGTATAAAAATCTCTCATTTCACCAAAGATATAAAGTAATAGCAACGGTCCAGCTCCCCCAATCAATGCCAAAAGTGATTCATAAAAAATAAATGAACTAATAAGTTTATCATCTTTGATATATTTTTGTAAATCAGAACCGATTCCCATAAAAAACATCATAAGACCAATAATTACCGCCCATTGTTTGGTTGAATTTCCAAGTAAATCTGAGGATATTTTACTAAATGTATATTCGTAGGCGATTCCACACGAACCCATAATAAACATGGAAAAGTACAATGCTATTGTATCTTTATGAAGTTTCATAATCTTCTTTCTAATTATTTTTAAAGTAATCCATCATTTTTGATAATTTCACTGCGAGTAAAGTACCCCTGTTAAAAAAATTTATAGCATTCAATCGAAAATCTTCAATACTACTCCATCTGTTTAATCCAAGTTTAGCTTTTAAAATTGTTTCATTATCAAATAGATAAACCTGTTTCGATCTGTATGAATGTGGCAATTTTTTGTTTTGACCTAAGTAAACAATATTTTCATATCCAATCTCTTTGGCTACATCAATAACTCTTGAATTTATTCGTCCAAAAGGAACAGATATCGATTTCACTTTTTTTCCAATTATATCCTCAAGAACTTCTCTTGACTTTAACAATTCATGATTTAGGGCTGAGGAGGATAATAATGTTAGATCTTTATGAGAACAGCTATGTGAGCCTATTTCATGTCTATCCAAAGAAAGGTTTTTTATCATATCCTTTGTTAAATGTCTATGTTTAATTCCACTCAAAGAAACATCCCAATTATCCAACTTGCCAATAAAGTCAGTGATTATAAAAATAGTTGTTCTAATATTCTTTTCTATAAAATAGTCTTTAAATTTGTATACATTCTCGTATCCATCATCAAAAATGATTGAAAGATCATTGGAAGAGCAATTATCAGAAACAGTATTTAAATTGTACTTAAGAGAAAGAAAAAGCTCCATATCTCGTTTGAATCTATAAGAATCAACAAAGCATAGGGAGCTATCAAAATTAACTCCAACCTTATGATAGGTCAGAATTTTTTTCACAATTTTCCGGGTAAAGTAAGTATTTCAAATCCTGTTTCAGTAACTAAAACAGTGTGTTCAAACTGAGCTGTCCATTTACCAGATTTTGTTGTTACTGTCCACCCATCTGTTTTTGAAGTAATCACACCACTGTTTTTGCCTATTATAATCATCGGCTCAACAGTAAAACACATTCCAGGTCTTAGTCTAATCTTATTTGCAGTAGTAAAGAAATGATAAACGTGAGGATCTTCATGAAAATCTTTCCCGATACCATGTCCACCATATTCAGAAACAATTGAATATTCAAATTTCTTAACGTATTTTTCTATAGCCTTTCCAACTTCAGAAAGATATTTGTCTGGTTTAATCTGCTCAATACCCTTCATCATAGCCTTTTCGGTTCTCTCAACGAGCAATTGAACTTCCTTGTCAACTTCACCGATCATGAATGTTTTTGATGTATCGCCATGATAACCGTCCAGGATAACAGTTATATCTACATTAATAATATCACCATTTTTTAAAATTTCCTTGGGTGAAGGAATTCCGTGACAAACTACATTATTTATTGAAGTACAGATACTTTTAGGAAATCCATGATAATTCAGAGGAGCAGGAGTAGCATCGTTTTTATAAATAAACTCTCTACATAGATTATCAAGTTCTTCAGTGCAAACACCCTCTTTTACAAAAGGCTCAATATACTCTAAAACATTAGCGGCAAGTTTCCCTGCCGCTCTCATCTTATCTATTTCATTTTTTGTTTTAATAGGTATCATCTCTAGATCTTTCTAATTAAATCACACATTTCGATACATGACATCATTGCATCCCAACCTTTATTACCTGCTTTTGTACCAGCTCTTTCTATAGCCTGCTCAATACTATCGGTGGTCAGTACACCAAAAATTACTGGAACATCTGTATCAAGACTCACATGAGCAATACCTTTAGCAACTTCAGAAGAGACATATTCAAAATGTGGTGTAGAACCTCTAATTACAGCTCCAACACAAACGATTCCAGCATATTTTTTAGTTTTAGCCAGTTTAGATGCAATTAATGGTATTTCATATGCACCAGGAACCCAATATTGATCAATCGCATCCTCTGCTCCACCATGACGATAAAAACAATCGTACGCACCATCTATTAATTTGGAAGTAATAAATTCATTAAATCTTGCTCCAATAATCGCGACCTTTAAACCATCGGCTTTCAATTTGCCTTCAATAATAGTTTTCATTTCAATCCTGCTATCTTGTTTTTCTGATTTTGTGAGATAGGAATTATGATAAGGAACTCAGATCCTATATCAACCATAGTTTTATATTGAACATTTCCATTGTAAGCTTTTAAAATAGAAACAACATTATCCAAACCTATACCGGTACCAGTCGGCCCTTTAGTCTTAGATCCATATTTCGGTTTTGTAGTAAAAAAAGGATTGAAAATTTTATCCTTTATATCATCTGGGATTCCAGTACCCGTATCTTTAATTCTAAAAATAATTTTATCATTTTCTTCGTAAACTTTTACAAACAGTTGTTTTTCCTTAGTATCGTACATAGCATCAAGGGCATTTTTGATAAGATTTGTAAATACTTGGGAGAAATCAGAATATATTCCATAAATTTTGGATATACCCTTTTTCAGTTCAAAGAATTTTTCTACTTCATTTTTAAAGAACTGATTAGCAAGCATAAACTCTAGCTCTTGTTCAACAATTGCAGAAATATCCAATTCCTCCATATCAGAAGATTGTTCCTGTCTTGCTTTACTCATCATATTATTGATAATTTTTTCCTGCTTGATAGTTGAAGCCACAATCATCTCATTGGATTTTTGGATACTTTCCAAAGTTTTTAGAACATCATCTTTATCAGCTTCATCGTTTTCTAGGGCAGATATCAATCTCTCAATTTTCTTTTGCATTAATTGTGCACTGGATTTCATTCCAGTTAGTGGAGTATTTAGATTGTGGGCAACACCCTGAATCATCATACCAAACTCAGCTAATTTGCTCTGATTCTGAAGTTTTATCTCGTAGGCTTTATTAGCTTTTTCTAAAGCTTTTTCTTCCCTCAAATCCCTTCCTACAGCAAGTCGTCCAATAGGTAAATTATTACTGATAATGTTTGATATGCTAAAATGCATTGGAACCATCTCATTCTTAGAATCCATTATCTCAATTTCAATAGATGCTTTCCCAAATTGCTCCATATCTTTTTTTAACTTTTTAAATTTCTCAAGATTTTCAGGAGTCGATTGAACAAAAGCCGATACATCTTTTCCCTGAATAATCTCTTTAGGAAAGCCAAGAATCGCCGTAGCCCCAGGATTGGATGTTAAAATTACATTTTTCATAGTGGATGTAATAATAGCATAGCTTTCGCTTAGACTTTTATAAATTGCTTTCCATGTTGTTGAAAAAGTCGATTGAGATTT encodes the following:
- a CDS encoding polyamine aminopropyltransferase encodes the protein MKLHKDTIALYFSMFIMGSCGIAYEYTFSKISSDLLGNSTKQWAVIIGLMMFFMGIGSDLQKYIKDDKLISSFIFYESLLALIGGAGPLLLLYIFGEMRDFYTLFQYLFIITTGTIIGMEIPLLSRINETYSKELRINLGGILKMDYIGSFAGALIWVFLLPIFFDIITSGLVLGSFNILVAFLTFFYFRKKITKSTNVFIFIVFVSIVNIILITNSTHWVFTAEQKLYKDKIILTSTTPYQHIVVTESSNGINNCYINGHLQFSSIDEHIYHEMLVYPALKYSLIKDNVLILGGGDGLAVREVLKFDKVKNVTLVDIDPFMTDLASQNKIFLALNDSSMTDSRVNIIQTNAISPGDKYTLYSPNWNSMNYSEDSTAVLHVINMDAFSYIEQVKGLFDVIIIDFPDPNSVELSKLYSVEFYARLKSKLSRNGVIVQQSTSPYHANEAFLCIGKTMEAVGFSTRPYHQNVPSFGEWGFWLGANSVEILQDFIVQADKLKEDKESKFFTDEIFKSSMIFGKGILDKNSVEVNTILNNVIFRYYDRAWRSL
- a CDS encoding polysaccharide deacetylase family protein, whose protein sequence is MKKILTYHKVGVNFDSSLCFVDSYRFKRDMELFLSLKYNLNTVSDNCSSNDLSIIFDDGYENVYKFKDYFIEKNIRTTIFIITDFIGKLDNWDVSLSGIKHRHLTKDMIKNLSLDRHEIGSHSCSHKDLTLLSSSALNHELLKSREVLEDIIGKKVKSISVPFGRINSRVIDVAKEIGYENIVYLGQNKKLPHSYRSKQVYLFDNETILKAKLGLNRWSSIEDFRLNAINFFNRGTLLAVKLSKMMDYFKNN
- the map gene encoding type I methionyl aminopeptidase is translated as MIPIKTKNEIDKMRAAGKLAANVLEYIEPFVKEGVCTEELDNLCREFIYKNDATPAPLNYHGFPKSICTSINNVVCHGIPSPKEILKNGDIINVDITVILDGYHGDTSKTFMIGEVDKEVQLLVERTEKAMMKGIEQIKPDKYLSEVGKAIEKYVKKFEYSIVSEYGGHGIGKDFHEDPHVYHFFTTANKIRLRPGMCFTVEPMIIIGKNSGVITSKTDGWTVTTKSGKWTAQFEHTVLVTETGFEILTLPGKL
- a CDS encoding 6,7-dimethyl-8-ribityllumazine synthase — protein: MKTIIEGKLKADGLKVAIIGARFNEFITSKLIDGAYDCFYRHGGAEDAIDQYWVPGAYEIPLIASKLAKTKKYAGIVCVGAVIRGSTPHFEYVSSEVAKGIAHVSLDTDVPVIFGVLTTDSIEQAIERAGTKAGNKGWDAMMSCIEMCDLIRKI
- a CDS encoding PAS domain-containing protein; this encodes MKYLQAENLFEDYIDTDKNIYVHIDKTYRVIDCNLSFCGFLNSSRSELVNSTVLEIVDADDKAKFIALVDSAFKEKPLKDKAIIFLRDANGVKAPYKFEFNMVKENSGKISGMFIKLDKFVEKKSQSTFSTTWKAIYKSLSESYAIITSTMKNVILTSNPGATAILGFPKEIIQGKDVSAFVQSTPENLEKFKKLKKDMEQFGKASIEIEIMDSKNEMVPMHFSISNIISNNLPIGRLAVGRDLREEKALEKANKAYEIKLQNQSKLAEFGMMIQGVAHNLNTPLTGMKSSAQLMQKKIERLISALENDEADKDDVLKTLESIQKSNEMIVASTIKQEKIINNMMSKARQEQSSDMEELDISAIVEQELEFMLANQFFKNEVEKFFELKKGISKIYGIYSDFSQVFTNLIKNALDAMYDTKEKQLFVKVYEENDKIIFRIKDTGTGIPDDIKDKIFNPFFTTKPKYGSKTKGPTGTGIGLDNVVSILKAYNGNVQYKTMVDIGSEFLIIIPISQNQKNKIAGLK